A DNA window from Arachis duranensis cultivar V14167 chromosome 3, aradu.V14167.gnm2.J7QH, whole genome shotgun sequence contains the following coding sequences:
- the LOC107477509 gene encoding uncharacterized protein LOC107477509: MGATPFMERILRAKLPKGFDKPTDMKYDGTKDPQEHLTAFEARMNLEGAADAVRCRAFPVTLAGPAIKWFNALPNGPIASFHDITRQFMAQFTTRITKAKHLINLLGVTQKQEESTRKYLDRFNDECLTVDGLTDSVASLCLTNGFMNEDFRKHLTTRPVWTMHEIQNLAKDYINDEEVSQVVAANKRENQKDHPRPTNTSQPPRIGKFSNYTPLTAPITEIYHQIADRGIIPKARQLKERAGGNKTLYCDYHRGYGHKTQDCFDLKDALEQAIRDGKLPEFAKIIRELRRVERDRSSEREGRNPRAQKQPPRESPEEDPTIIVNVITGKDVSSKSKLTMKKDLKVMAVRNQAPTTATHNTITFLPKDCQHGTSTEDAPFVISARIGTGLVRRILVNTGADSNIIFRGAFDKLGLHNDNLQTHRNGVTGLGDNFLKPDGPITLPITIGASNQKKTILSEFVVLKDSTAYNVILGRKTINDFSVVIFTKYLLMKFRADDGSVGTIHGDREIAAECDNTNLALRKKFRDAAGIFLADLDARQDGQPRPEPEGDMEKLQIGPTKEEYTFINRNLPYDLKEDLSQLLKQNRDLFAFTPSDMPGINPDLMSHHLAVDPKAKLVAQRRRNSRPTSSGNSPTRPG, translated from the exons ATGGGAGCTACACCCTTTATGGAAAGAATCCTAAGAGCAAAACTCCCCAAAGGCTTCGACAAACCTACCGATATGAAGTACGATGGAACCAAGGATCCCCAGGAACATCTAACGGCTTTCGAGGCCAGAATGAACCTAGAAGGAGCGGCCGACGCAGTCCGATGCAGAGCCTTCCCAGTAACCCTTGCGGGGCCAGCGATCAAATGGTTCAACGCCCTCCCAAACGGACCCATAGCCAGTTTCCACGATATAACACGACAGTTCATGGCACAGTTCACCACTAGGATCACTAAAGCCAAACACCTCATCAACCTACTGGGGGTCACACAAAAACAAGAAGAATCCACAAGAAAATACCTCGACCGCTTCAACGACGAATGTCTAACGGTCGACGGACTCACGGATTCTGTCGCAAGCCTTTGTCTAACCAACGGATTCATGAACGAAGATTTTCGCAAACACCTTACCACCAGACCGGTATGGACCATGCATGAGATCCAGAACCTCGCCAAAGACTACATCAATGACGAAGAAGTCAGCCAGGTCGTCGCCGCCAACAAACG AGAAAATCAAAAGGACCACCCCAGACCAACAAACACAAGCCAACCACCGAGAATAGGCAAATTCTCTAATTACACGCCCCTAACAGCACCAATTACCGAGATCTACCACCAAATAGCAGACCGAGGCATCATTCCGAAAGCCCGACAACTCAAAGAAAGGGCGGGAGGCAACAAAACCCTCTACTGCGACTACCACCGAGGTTACGGTCACAAAACACAAGATTGTTTTGACCTTAAAGACGCCCTCGAACAAGCCATACGAGACGGCAAACTCCCAGAATTTGCCAAAATTATCAGAGAACTAAGACGTGTGGAAAGAGACAGGTCGTCAGAAAGAGAAGGACGAAACCCGAGAGCACAAAAGCAACCCCCCAGGGAAAGCCCAGAGGAAGACCCGACCATCATAGTAAACGTCATCACAGGCAAGGACGTGTCGAGCAAGTCAAAACtaacaatgaaaaaagatctCAAAGTAATGGCTGTCAGAAACCAAGCTCCAACCACTGCGACCCATAATACGATAACCTTCTTACCAAAGGATTGCCAGCACGGCACCTCGACCGAAGATGCCCCGTTCGTCATCTCGGCTAGAATCGGAACAGGACTAGTGCGAAGGATACTGGTGAATACCGGAGCAGACTCGAACATCATTTTCCGAGGAGCCTTCGATAAACTCGGGCTCCACAACGACAACCTCCAAACACACCGCAACGGCGTCACAGGACTCGGAGACAACTTTCTCAAACCAGATGGCCCAATCACCCTTCCCATCACCATAGGAGCGAGCAACCAGAAGAAGACAATCCTATCTGAATTTGTAGTCCTAAAAGACTCCACGGCCTACAACGTGATTCTCGGAAGAAAAACAATCAATGACTTCTCCGTAGTCATCTTCACCAAATACCTCCTCATGAAGTTTAGAGCCGACGACGGCTCCGTCGGTACCATCCACGGGGACCGAGAAATCGCAGCCGAATGCGACAACACCAACCTAGCCCTAAGAAAGAAATTCCGAGATGCGGCTGGGATATTCCTAGCCGATCTGGATGCCCGACAAGACGGCCAACCCAGGCCAGAGCCAGAAGGAGACATGGAAAAACTACAAATAGGGCCAACCAAAGAAGAATACACCTTCATCAATAGGAACCTCCCATATGATCTTAAAGAAGATCTCTCCCAACTCCTGAAACAAAACAGAGACCTGTTCGCATTTACACCATCCGACATGCCGGGAATAAACCCCGACCTAATGTCTCACCATCTAGCCGTAGATCCCAAAGCCAAACTAGTGGCACAAAGGAGACGAAACTCGAGGCCAACTTCATCCGGGAACTCCCCTACACGACCTGGCTAG